One genomic region from Pseudomonas hormoni encodes:
- a CDS encoding SpoVR family protein — MTAKEQKRQPISTGSEWTFELIQAYDREISRIAARYALDTYPNQIEVITAEQMMDAYASVGMPLGYHHWSYGKHFLSTEKSYSRGQMGLAYEIVINSDPCIAYLMEENTICMQALVVAHACYGHNSFFKGNYLFRTWTDASSIIDYLVFAKQYIMQCEERHGIDAVEDLLDSCHALMNYGVDRYKRPYPISAEEERRRQKDREEHMQKQINDLWRTIPKGADKYSDKDNARFPAEPQENILYFIEKHAPLLEPWQREIVRIVRKIAQYFYPQRQTQVMNEGWATFWHYTLMNDLYDEGLVTDGFMMEFLTSHTSVVFQPGFDSPYYNGINPYTLGFAMYRDIRRMCETPTEEDYRWFPEIAGSDWLSSIKFAMSSFKDESFILQYLSPKVIRDLKLFSILDDDQKDDLLVPAIHDEDGYRTIRETLAAQYNLGNREPNIQIYSIDRRGDRSLTLRHQQHDRKPLGESTEEVLKHLHRLWGFDIHLETLQGDQVMKTHHVPPRSEHSEGDYGRLDLAVIHL; from the coding sequence ATGACCGCCAAAGAGCAGAAGCGCCAACCCATTTCCACCGGTTCCGAATGGACGTTCGAGCTGATCCAGGCCTACGACCGCGAAATCAGCCGTATCGCGGCTCGCTATGCACTCGATACCTACCCCAACCAGATCGAAGTGATCACCGCCGAGCAGATGATGGACGCCTACGCCTCCGTGGGCATGCCGCTGGGGTATCACCATTGGTCCTACGGCAAGCACTTCCTCAGCACCGAGAAGTCCTACTCTCGCGGTCAGATGGGGCTGGCGTACGAGATCGTGATCAATTCCGACCCGTGCATTGCCTATCTGATGGAAGAAAACACCATCTGCATGCAGGCCCTGGTGGTGGCCCACGCGTGCTACGGGCACAACAGCTTCTTCAAAGGCAATTACCTGTTCCGCACCTGGACCGACGCGAGTTCGATCATCGACTATCTGGTGTTCGCCAAGCAGTACATCATGCAGTGCGAAGAGCGCCACGGCATCGATGCGGTCGAGGACCTGCTGGATTCCTGCCATGCGCTGATGAACTACGGGGTAGACCGCTACAAACGCCCTTACCCGATTTCCGCCGAAGAGGAACGTCGTCGGCAAAAGGATCGGGAAGAGCATATGCAGAAGCAGATCAACGATCTGTGGCGCACCATTCCAAAAGGCGCGGACAAGTACAGCGACAAGGACAACGCGCGTTTTCCCGCCGAACCTCAGGAAAACATCCTGTACTTCATCGAAAAACATGCGCCGCTGCTGGAACCGTGGCAGCGCGAGATCGTGCGCATCGTGCGCAAGATCGCGCAGTACTTCTACCCACAACGCCAGACCCAGGTGATGAACGAAGGCTGGGCCACGTTCTGGCATTACACCCTGATGAACGACCTGTACGACGAAGGCCTGGTCACCGACGGCTTCATGATGGAATTCCTGACGTCCCACACCAGCGTGGTCTTTCAGCCGGGTTTCGACAGCCCGTACTACAACGGAATCAACCCCTACACCTTGGGGTTTGCCATGTACCGGGATATCCGGCGCATGTGTGAAACCCCCACCGAGGAGGATTACCGCTGGTTCCCGGAAATCGCGGGCTCCGATTGGCTATCGAGCATCAAGTTCGCCATGAGCAGCTTCAAGGATGAGAGTTTCATCCTGCAGTACCTCTCGCCGAAGGTCATCCGCGACCTGAAGTTGTTCAGCATTCTTGATGACGACCAGAAGGACGATCTGCTGGTGCCAGCCATTCACGATGAGGATGGCTACCGCACCATCCGTGAAACCCTGGCAGCGCAGTACAACCTGGGCAATCGCGAACCCAATATCCAGATCTACAGCATCGACCGCCGTGGCGACCGCTCCCTGACCCTTCGTCATCAGCAACACGACCGCAAACCGCTAGGTGAATCCACCGAGGAAGTGCTTAAACATCTGCACCGTCTCTGGGGCTTCGACATTCACCTGGAAACCCTGCAAGGGGATCAGGTGATGAAAACCCACCATGTTCCACCCAGAAGCGAGCACAGCGAAGGCGATTACGGTCGGCTGGACTTGGCCGTCATCCATCTTTGA
- a CDS encoding multifunctional CCA addition/repair protein, translating into MQIYRVGGAVRDRLLGKPVTDIDWVVVGATTEEMLAKGFRPVGADFPVFLHPKSGEEYALARTERKSGRGYGGFTFHARPEVTLEEDLIRRDLTINAMAEDDQQNLTDPYHGQRDLEARLLRHVSPAFAEDPLRVLRVARFAARYAELGFTVAPETLELMRELSESGELEALTAERSWKEISRALMEDQPQVFIQVLRDCAALKVLMPEVDALFGVPQPEAHHPEIDTGAHTLSVLEQAALHKQPLTVRWACLLHDLGKGLTPEEEWPRHIAHEHKGLKLIKAVNERFKAPKDCQELALLVGQYHTHGHRALELKPSTLLELLQSFDVYRRPQRFEEFIAACEMDARGRKGLEQRSYPQADYLRGAATAARSVAVQPLLEKGFKGPELGEAIKRERLKALKAYKEAASA; encoded by the coding sequence ATGCAGATTTATAGAGTCGGCGGCGCAGTTCGTGATCGGCTACTGGGCAAACCTGTCACCGATATCGACTGGGTCGTGGTCGGGGCCACCACTGAAGAAATGCTCGCCAAGGGCTTTCGCCCGGTAGGTGCGGACTTCCCGGTGTTTCTTCACCCGAAAAGCGGTGAGGAATACGCCCTCGCCCGGACCGAACGCAAAAGCGGACGCGGCTATGGCGGCTTCACCTTTCACGCCAGACCCGAAGTGACGCTCGAAGAAGATCTGATCCGTCGTGACCTGACAATCAACGCCATGGCCGAAGACGATCAACAGAATCTGACCGACCCCTATCATGGCCAACGTGATCTCGAGGCGCGCTTGCTTCGTCACGTTTCCCCAGCTTTCGCCGAAGATCCGCTCCGTGTTCTGCGTGTTGCACGCTTTGCCGCACGATATGCCGAGCTCGGCTTCACCGTTGCACCTGAAACGCTGGAACTGATGCGTGAGCTCAGTGAGTCAGGAGAACTCGAAGCGCTGACGGCAGAACGCAGCTGGAAGGAAATTTCCCGCGCACTGATGGAAGATCAGCCACAAGTGTTCATCCAGGTGCTGCGCGACTGCGCCGCGCTGAAGGTGTTGATGCCGGAAGTCGACGCACTGTTCGGTGTCCCCCAGCCGGAAGCCCACCACCCGGAAATCGACACGGGCGCACACACCTTGAGCGTGCTCGAACAAGCCGCACTGCACAAACAGCCGCTGACTGTGCGTTGGGCTTGCCTGCTGCATGACCTGGGCAAAGGACTGACGCCAGAAGAAGAGTGGCCTCGGCATATAGCCCACGAACACAAGGGATTGAAGCTGATCAAAGCGGTAAACGAACGCTTCAAGGCGCCGAAGGACTGCCAGGAATTGGCGCTGTTGGTGGGCCAGTATCACACTCATGGCCACCGCGCTCTGGAGCTGAAGCCTTCGACCTTGCTGGAGTTGCTGCAGAGTTTCGATGTCTACCGTCGGCCGCAGCGATTTGAAGAGTTTATTGCGGCGTGCGAGATGGATGCTCGGGGGCGCAAAGGGCTGGAGCAGAGAAGTTACCCACAGGCGGATTATTTGCGTGGGGCGGCGACTGCGGCGCGGAGCGTGGCGGTTCAGCCGTTGCTGGAGAAGGGATTCAAGGGGCCTGAGTTGGGTGAGGCGATCAAGCGTGAACGGCTCAAAGCATTGAAGGCTTACAAAGAAGCGGCGTCTGCCTGA
- the folK gene encoding 2-amino-4-hydroxy-6-hydroxymethyldihydropteridine diphosphokinase, which translates to MSLTQVYLGLGSNIERETHLQAGLEALAGFLVDIRCSAVFESQPVGIKSGPFFNFVVSAYTDLPLMELDRRLKFIEADNGRYAPDRKGLPLDIDVLLFGDLVGNFDGLILPRAEILKNAFVLWPLSLIAPDRAHPGVGKSFATLWSEAQIDQVLAPVAFEWRGEQLTPLHLL; encoded by the coding sequence ATGTCGCTGACTCAGGTGTATCTCGGGCTCGGTAGCAATATCGAGCGCGAAACCCATTTGCAGGCTGGCCTGGAAGCCCTGGCGGGTTTTCTGGTGGATATACGCTGCTCGGCGGTGTTCGAAAGCCAGCCTGTGGGGATCAAGAGCGGGCCGTTCTTCAATTTCGTGGTTTCGGCTTACACCGATCTGCCGCTGATGGAGTTGGACCGGCGGTTGAAATTCATTGAGGCGGACAATGGCCGCTATGCGCCGGACCGCAAGGGTTTGCCGCTGGATATCGACGTTTTGCTGTTCGGCGACCTGGTGGGTAACTTCGATGGCTTGATTCTGCCGCGGGCCGAGATTCTGAAAAATGCCTTTGTGCTGTGGCCGTTGTCGCTGATTGCGCCGGATCGTGCGCACCCGGGTGTGGGCAAAAGCTTTGCGACGTTGTGGAGTGAAGCGCAGATTGATCAGGTGTTGGCGCCGGTGGCGTTTGAGTGGCGTGGCGAACAGTTGACTCCGTTGCATCTGCTGTGA
- the folB gene encoding dihydroneopterin aldolase — translation MDRVFIEGLEVDTVIGAYDWERGIRQCLRLDLSFAWDNRPAAAGDDLTLALDYASVSSRIQAFAEQAQFQLVETFAERLVEVLMSEFNITWMRLKLTKPGAVPAATGGVGVEIERGCR, via the coding sequence TTGGACAGAGTGTTTATCGAGGGCCTGGAAGTCGACACCGTGATTGGTGCCTACGACTGGGAACGAGGCATCCGACAGTGCCTGCGTCTTGATCTGAGCTTCGCTTGGGATAACCGCCCGGCCGCCGCCGGTGACGACCTGACCCTGGCGCTCGATTATGCGAGCGTTTCGTCGCGCATCCAGGCCTTTGCCGAGCAGGCGCAGTTCCAGCTGGTCGAGACTTTTGCCGAGCGACTGGTGGAAGTGCTGATGAGCGAATTCAACATCACCTGGATGCGCCTCAAGCTGACCAAGCCAGGCGCCGTCCCGGCGGCCACCGGTGGTGTGGGCGTGGAGATCGAGCGCGGATGTCGCTGA
- the plsY gene encoding glycerol-3-phosphate 1-O-acyltransferase PlsY: MFWLLATFAYLLGSLSFAILLSRLTGNPDPRMSGSGNAGATNMLRLAGKKLAILTLIGDLCKGLLPVLIAGIAGLSLQEQAWIGVCAVIGHLFPLYFRFRGGKGVATAAGMLLGLYPPAALLAVCAWLLTFLLTRTSSLAALIATPLTLPLLAWQEPAALLPMSALTGLIVWRHRGNLRDLFAGRERHF; this comes from the coding sequence ATGTTTTGGTTACTGGCGACCTTCGCCTACCTGCTCGGCTCTCTGTCCTTCGCCATTTTGCTCAGCCGCCTGACCGGTAACCCCGACCCGCGAATGAGTGGCTCGGGCAATGCCGGCGCCACCAACATGTTGCGCCTGGCCGGCAAGAAACTCGCCATCCTGACCCTCATCGGCGACCTCTGCAAAGGCCTGCTGCCGGTGTTGATCGCAGGCATTGCGGGCCTTTCGCTGCAAGAACAGGCCTGGATCGGCGTTTGTGCCGTCATCGGCCACCTGTTCCCTCTGTACTTTCGCTTTCGCGGCGGCAAGGGTGTCGCCACCGCCGCCGGCATGTTGCTGGGTCTTTACCCGCCTGCAGCCCTGTTGGCGGTCTGCGCGTGGCTGCTGACGTTCCTCCTGACCCGCACCAGCTCACTCGCCGCCCTGATCGCCACACCACTGACCCTGCCGCTGCTGGCCTGGCAAGAACCGGCGGCGCTGCTGCCCATGAGCGCGCTCACGGGGCTGATCGTCTGGCGTCATCGCGGCAATCTACGCGACCTGTTTGCCGGGCGCGAACGGCATTTTTAG
- the tsaD gene encoding tRNA (adenosine(37)-N6)-threonylcarbamoyltransferase complex transferase subunit TsaD: protein MLVLGLETSCDETGVALYDSERGLLADALFSQIDLHRAYGGVVPELASRDHVKRMLPLIRQVLAEADCVPTEIDAIAYTAGPGLVGALLVGASCAQALAFAWGIPALGVHHMEGHLLAPMLESKPPEFPFVALLVSGGHTQLVQVDGIGQYTLLGETLDDAAGEAFDKTAKMMGLNYPGGPEIARLAEQGVAGRFTFPRPMCDRPGLAFSFSGLKTFALNTWQQSVSAGDDSEQARCDIALAFQQAVVETLTIKCKRALKQAGMKRLVIAGGVSANKALRSSLEKMLGDLKGDVFYARPEFCTDNGAMIAFAGCQRLQAGQHESLAISVQARWPMEQLSGL from the coding sequence ATGCTAGTACTGGGATTAGAAACCTCCTGCGACGAAACCGGTGTCGCATTATATGACAGTGAACGCGGCCTGCTGGCCGACGCGCTGTTCAGTCAGATCGACCTGCACCGCGCTTATGGCGGTGTGGTGCCGGAGCTGGCCTCGCGCGATCACGTCAAACGCATGCTGCCCTTGATTCGTCAGGTGTTGGCTGAAGCTGACTGCGTGCCGACCGAGATCGATGCGATCGCCTACACCGCAGGTCCCGGGTTGGTCGGTGCGTTGTTGGTGGGCGCTTCCTGCGCTCAGGCATTGGCCTTTGCCTGGGGGATTCCGGCCCTCGGCGTGCACCACATGGAAGGCCACTTGCTGGCGCCCATGCTGGAGTCGAAACCGCCAGAATTCCCGTTCGTCGCTTTGTTGGTGTCCGGCGGTCATACGCAGCTGGTTCAGGTCGACGGGATCGGTCAATACACGCTCTTGGGCGAGACCCTTGACGATGCCGCCGGTGAAGCCTTCGACAAGACGGCGAAGATGATGGGGCTGAATTATCCGGGTGGTCCGGAAATCGCTCGTCTGGCGGAGCAAGGCGTTGCAGGACGTTTCACCTTCCCGCGTCCGATGTGCGACCGCCCGGGCCTGGCGTTCAGCTTCAGCGGGCTGAAGACATTTGCCCTGAATACCTGGCAGCAGAGTGTCAGCGCCGGGGACGACAGCGAGCAAGCCCGTTGCGACATCGCGCTGGCGTTCCAGCAGGCCGTGGTGGAGACTTTGACCATCAAGTGCAAGCGTGCCCTGAAACAGGCGGGCATGAAGCGTCTGGTAATCGCTGGCGGCGTCAGCGCGAACAAGGCGTTGCGTTCTTCCTTGGAGAAAATGCTCGGCGACCTGAAGGGCGACGTGTTTTACGCTCGTCCGGAGTTCTGCACCGACAATGGCGCGATGATTGCGTTCGCCGGCTGCCAGCGCTTGCAGGCCGGTCAGCATGAAAGCCTGGCGATCAGCGTTCAGGCGCGCTGGCCGATGGAACAATTGTCGGGGCTGTGA
- the rpsU gene encoding 30S ribosomal protein S21, protein MPAVKVKENEPFDVALRRFKRSCEKAGVLAEVRSREFYEKPTSERKRKAAAAVKRHAKKVQREQRRAVRLY, encoded by the coding sequence ATGCCAGCCGTCAAAGTAAAAGAGAACGAACCCTTCGACGTAGCTCTGCGTCGTTTCAAGCGCTCCTGCGAAAAAGCCGGTGTACTGGCTGAAGTTCGTAGCCGCGAATTTTACGAGAAGCCAACTTCTGAGCGTAAGCGCAAAGCAGCAGCCGCTGTTAAGCGTCACGCCAAGAAAGTTCAGCGCGAACAGCGCCGCGCCGTTCGTCTGTACTAA
- the dnaG gene encoding DNA primase — translation MAGLIPQSFIDDLLNRTDIVDVVSSRLQLKKAGKNYTACCPFHKEKTPSFSVSPDKQFYYCFGCGAGGNALGFMMDHDNLDFIQAVEELAKAAGMEIPREESGRPHKPRQPTDSPLYPLLTAAADFYRQALKSHPSRKAAVDYLKGRGLTGEIARDFGLGFAPPGWDNLFKHLSSDTLQQKAMVDAGLLIENAETGKRYDRFRDRVMFPIRDSRGRIIAFGGRVLGDDKPKYLNSPETPVFHKGQELYGLYEARKNNRNLDEIIVVEGYMDVIALAQQGLRNAVATLGTATSEEHLKRLFRVVPNVLFCFDGDQAGRNAAWRALEATLPCLQDGRRARFLFLPEGEDPDTLVRSEGTDAFRARINQHAQPLADYFFQQLTEESDPRSLEGKAHMATLAAPLIDKVPGANLRILMRQRLTEITGLSGEAVSQLVQSAPQDAPPAYDPGIDYDAMPDYSDYHQPQAQDMYVPQQEWTPKKPGAGGKKWDKKPWDKNGKRGGDRDQHSAPRTPIAVEAPTLIALRTLIHHPELAGKVETADHFANESNTYAQLLVALIEAVQKNPKLNSIQLMARWHGTEQGRLLKALAEKEWLIKGDNLEQQFLDTITRLSAGQHTDSLEALIRKARQPGLTAEEANQIANQMRDLLKRNMATPNPTSTGA, via the coding sequence ATGGCCGGGCTAATTCCCCAGAGCTTCATTGACGACCTTCTGAACCGCACCGACATCGTCGATGTGGTCAGCTCGCGCCTGCAACTGAAAAAGGCCGGCAAGAATTACACCGCCTGCTGCCCGTTTCACAAAGAGAAAACCCCCTCCTTCAGCGTCAGCCCTGACAAACAGTTCTATTACTGCTTCGGATGTGGCGCTGGCGGTAATGCCCTCGGTTTCATGATGGATCACGACAACCTGGACTTCATCCAGGCTGTCGAAGAACTGGCCAAAGCCGCCGGCATGGAAATCCCCCGCGAAGAAAGCGGCCGGCCGCACAAACCACGACAGCCGACCGATTCGCCGCTGTACCCGCTGCTCACCGCCGCCGCCGATTTCTACCGCCAGGCACTGAAAAGCCATCCATCGCGTAAAGCCGCAGTGGATTACTTGAAGGGACGCGGATTGACCGGCGAAATCGCCCGAGACTTCGGCCTGGGTTTCGCCCCGCCCGGCTGGGACAATCTGTTCAAGCACTTGAGCAGCGACACCCTGCAACAGAAAGCCATGGTCGATGCCGGCCTGCTGATCGAAAACGCTGAAACCGGCAAACGCTATGACCGCTTTCGTGATCGCGTGATGTTCCCGATCCGTGACAGCCGCGGGCGCATCATCGCTTTCGGCGGCCGGGTATTGGGCGATGACAAACCGAAATACCTGAACTCACCGGAAACCCCGGTATTCCATAAGGGCCAGGAACTCTACGGCCTTTATGAAGCACGCAAAAATAACCGCAACCTCGACGAAATCATCGTCGTCGAAGGCTACATGGACGTCATCGCCCTCGCCCAGCAAGGCCTGCGCAATGCCGTCGCCACACTGGGCACCGCCACCAGCGAAGAGCACTTGAAGCGACTGTTTCGCGTCGTACCCAACGTGCTGTTCTGCTTCGACGGTGACCAGGCGGGTCGTAACGCCGCATGGCGAGCGCTGGAAGCCACACTGCCCTGCCTGCAAGACGGGCGACGGGCGCGCTTCCTGTTTCTACCCGAGGGCGAAGACCCGGATACGCTGGTCCGCTCCGAGGGCACTGACGCGTTCCGCGCACGAATCAATCAGCACGCACAGCCGCTGGCGGATTATTTCTTCCAGCAGTTGACCGAGGAATCCGATCCACGCTCGCTCGAAGGCAAGGCCCACATGGCCACCCTCGCGGCGCCGTTGATCGATAAAGTCCCAGGCGCGAACCTGCGCATCCTGATGCGTCAGCGCCTGACCGAAATCACCGGACTCAGCGGTGAAGCCGTGAGCCAACTGGTGCAAAGCGCGCCTCAAGACGCGCCACCGGCCTACGATCCGGGCATCGATTACGACGCCATGCCGGACTATAGCGACTACCATCAGCCGCAGGCACAGGATATGTATGTGCCGCAGCAGGAATGGACGCCGAAGAAACCCGGCGCCGGCGGCAAGAAATGGGACAAGAAACCCTGGGACAAGAACGGCAAACGCGGCGGTGATCGTGATCAACACAGCGCCCCCCGCACACCGATTGCCGTGGAAGCCCCGACCCTAATCGCGCTTCGCACGCTCATTCATCACCCGGAACTGGCTGGCAAGGTAGAAACCGCCGATCACTTCGCCAATGAGAGCAACACCTACGCACAACTGCTGGTGGCCCTTATCGAGGCTGTGCAAAAAAATCCTAAGCTAAACTCAATTCAGTTAATGGCCCGCTGGCACGGGACTGAACAGGGACGCCTTCTCAAAGCATTGGCGGAAAAGGAATGGCTGATTAAAGGCGATAACCTTGAACAACAGTTTTTAGACACCATTACTAGGCTATCAGCCGGTCAACACACCGATAGCCTTGAAGCACTTATCAGAAAAGCAAGGCAGCCAGGATTGACCGCAGAGGAAGCAAATCAGATCGCAAATCAGATGCGCGACCTATTAAAACGCAATATGGCCACACCAAACCCGACCTCAACTGGCGCGTGA
- the rpoD gene encoding RNA polymerase sigma factor RpoD, whose protein sequence is MSGKAQQQSRIKELITLGREQGYLTYAEVNDHLPEDISDPEQVEDIIRMINDMGINVFEVAPDKDSLMLADADTDEAAAEEAAAALAAVETDIGRTTDPVRMYMREMGTVELLTREGEIEIAKRIEEGIREVMGAIAHFPGTVDHILSEYTRVTTEGGRLSDVLSGYIDPDDGIAPPAAEVPPPVDPKAVKADDDTDDDDAEATDDEEEAESGPDPIIAAQRFGAVSDQMEITRKALKKHGRGNKLAIAELLALAELFMPIKLVPKQFEGLVERVRSALDRLRQQERAIMQLCVRDARMPRADFLRQFPGNEVDESWTDALAKGKSKYAEAIGRLQPDIIRCQQKLTALETETGLTIAEIKDINRRMSIGEAKARRAKKEMVEANLRLVISIAKKYTNRGLQFLDLIQEGNIGLMKAVDKFEYRRGYKFSTYATWWIRQAITRSIADQARTIRIPVHMIETINKLNRISRQMLQEMGREPTPEELGERMEMPEDKIRKVLKIAKEPISMETPIGDDEDSHLGDFIEDSTMQSPIDVATVESLKEATREVLSGLTAREAKVLRMRFGIDMNTDHTLEEVGKQFDVTRERIRQIEAKALRKLRHPTRSEHLRSFLDE, encoded by the coding sequence ATGTCCGGAAAAGCGCAACAGCAGTCTCGTATCAAAGAGTTGATCACACTTGGTCGTGAGCAGGGCTACCTGACTTACGCGGAGGTCAACGACCACCTGCCGGAGGATATTTCAGATCCGGAACAGGTGGAAGACATCATCCGCATGATCAATGACATGGGGATCAACGTATTCGAGGTTGCGCCAGATAAGGATTCCCTTATGCTGGCCGACGCCGATACCGACGAAGCCGCGGCCGAAGAGGCAGCAGCAGCGTTGGCAGCGGTCGAGACCGACATTGGTCGCACCACCGACCCAGTGCGCATGTACATGCGCGAAATGGGTACGGTAGAGCTCCTCACACGTGAAGGCGAAATCGAAATCGCCAAACGTATTGAAGAGGGCATCCGCGAAGTGATGGGCGCAATCGCGCACTTCCCTGGCACGGTTGACCATATTCTCTCCGAGTACACTCGCGTCACCACCGAAGGTGGCCGCCTGTCCGACGTCCTGAGCGGTTATATCGACCCGGATGACGGCATTGCGCCGCCTGCTGCAGAAGTGCCGCCGCCAGTCGACCCGAAAGCCGTGAAAGCGGACGACGACACCGACGACGATGACGCCGAAGCAACGGATGACGAAGAAGAAGCCGAAAGCGGTCCGGATCCGATCATCGCAGCACAGCGTTTTGGCGCTGTCTCCGATCAGATGGAAATCACCCGCAAGGCGCTGAAAAAGCACGGTCGTGGCAACAAGCTGGCAATCGCCGAACTGTTGGCCCTGGCTGAGCTGTTCATGCCGATCAAACTGGTGCCGAAGCAATTCGAAGGCCTGGTCGAGCGTGTTCGCAGTGCCCTGGATCGTCTGCGTCAGCAAGAGCGCGCGATCATGCAACTTTGCGTGCGTGATGCCCGCATGCCGCGTGCCGATTTCCTGCGCCAGTTCCCGGGCAATGAAGTCGACGAAAGCTGGACCGACGCGCTGGCCAAAGGCAAAAGCAAATACGCTGAAGCCATTGGTCGCCTGCAGCCGGACATCATTCGTTGCCAGCAGAAGCTGACCGCACTGGAAACCGAAACCGGTTTGACGATCGCCGAGATCAAGGACATTAACCGTCGCATGTCGATCGGTGAGGCCAAGGCCCGCCGCGCGAAGAAAGAGATGGTTGAAGCGAACTTGCGTCTGGTGATCTCCATCGCCAAGAAGTACACCAACCGTGGTCTGCAATTCCTCGATCTGATCCAGGAAGGCAACATCGGTCTGATGAAAGCGGTAGACAAGTTCGAATACCGCCGCGGCTACAAATTCTCGACTTATGCCACCTGGTGGATCCGTCAGGCGATCACTCGCTCGATCGCCGACCAGGCCCGCACCATCCGTATTCCGGTGCACATGATCGAGACGATCAACAAGCTCAACCGTATTTCCCGGCAGATGTTGCAGGAAATGGGTCGCGAACCGACCCCGGAAGAGCTGGGCGAACGCATGGAAATGCCTGAGGACAAGATCCGCAAGGTATTGAAGATCGCTAAAGAGCCGATCTCCATGGAAACCCCGATCGGTGATGACGAAGACTCCCATCTGGGCGACTTCATCGAAGACTCGACCATGCAGTCGCCAATCGATGTTGCTACCGTTGAGAGCCTTAAAGAAGCGACTCGCGAAGTCCTGTCCGGCCTCACTGCCCGTGAAGCCAAGGTTCTGCGCATGCGCTTCGGTATCGACATGAATACCGACCACACCCTCGAGGAGGTTGGTAAGCAGTTCGACGTGACCCGTGAACGGATTCGTCAGATCGAAGCCAAGGCGCTGCGCAAGCTGCGCCACCCGACGAGAAGCGAGCATTTGCGCTCCTTCCTCGACGAGTGA